From the genome of Bubalus kerabau isolate K-KA32 ecotype Philippines breed swamp buffalo chromosome 13, PCC_UOA_SB_1v2, whole genome shotgun sequence:
TCTGACCCAAGGGAGGTCCAGTGCTCTCAGTAAAAGGATTTCCCACTGGGCACATCCAAGACAAAGGGGGCATTGCACGGTGCACTAAGGCAGTGGGACGGAGGCTCTCCCAGAAGTTTTGGGGAGGTGCAGCCAGCACTCCAGGGCACAGCATTAAGAAGGAAAAGCAGAGCACAGGAAGTATTAAGAATGGCAAGAGAATGAGAATACACATTCACATGTGCTTGTTTCTGCATGAAGAAAGCACTAGGACGGTGAAGAGTTATTGGAAGATGGGTGGGGTCTGGGCAGGGAACGGGTTTGAGCCGGCCTGGTATCCAACCTGTCGAGGATGCATGTGCCCTTCCTGAAACACCACGGCGGTTACAGCTGCAAGTGGACAACCTCAGGAGTTCAGGCCCGAGCCCTTCAGTGTGTGAATGCTGGCTGGCCTGCCACCCTCTTGCTGCAGTGCCCACCTGCATGACTCTGGAAGCTTGGCATGGACTCACTGTAGCTTGGCTGGCTCCTCCCCATCCTCCATACCCCTTCCCCAGAGACTCCCCAGCTTTGTCAACACACTCTCTCATGGCACTGAAGATATGAAATTTGCATTTGAGACCCTCTGTCTCCTGCGTGCCTCTCCCCAAAGTGCAGGCTCCTGACAACAGGGATCTGGTTGGTTACCTGGCCACTCTTTCGCCACCTTCAAGTAAGAAACATCACATGAGCTGAAGTCCGTTTTCCCCCAAAGAAATGCTTTATTGACAAATCACCATTATTTACTTTATGGAAAAGAGAAACCCAGGATGCAATCATTATCCCTGCATCCTGCCTTCTCAACACACCCCATCTGAGACTCCAACACCAGGGAAAGAGCATGGAGCAGCATTCCTCCCAAGGCACAGCGTGGACTGCAGCTCCCCTGCCCCCCAAGTGTCTGAAGTGACCAGCACATGCAGATACCAGGCAGCACATCACAGTCCAGCAGAGAGGACACTAAGCTGATGGCTCCTCCCCCTCGAAAGCACACACAGGCGGTCGAGGTCTCTGCCCACCAAGAGCCTGTAAGGCACAGAGCTGCCCCTCCAGATGCACCAGACATGGGGCCAGGGGTGAGGCTGCTGGGCTGTGGCAgcatcagaggagaaaaagatcTTTGTAGCTCCTGAGAAAAGGCAACAGCAGAGTCCCAGCTGACCCGAAGCCCCAGCCCTGACCTACCTGCAGGGTCTGCCTGCTGCTTGCCGGCCCCAGCATGTGGTATACCCACAGGCTGCAGCCGCTGACCTGGGAGGAGCCAGCCAAGGCTGGTTTGAGCAAGGGCAACGCCGGCCCTCCACGGAGGGGCTGGTCTTTCTCCTGCCTCCATCCCCACTGGCCAGCAGATGCTGCTGTGGTCACCAAGAGGAGAGAAGACAGTTTCTACACAGGGATGGAGTGCACTCACGAAATAAAACACAGCACTGGCACAGCCGTGCTGCCCCTTGGCTGGATGCAGGGTTTTACATAATGCTCAAAACCCACTGAAGAATCCTTGTTTGTATATAAAAACATTATAAACAAAGCATAAGGCGATGTAAGGCGTGCATTTCAGCTTGAGTCCAAAGAAATACTTTCTAACTATGAGGCTAAAGCTGCTTCGCttagttttactttttgaaaaaccCATtgcatttatagaaaataaagaatttgcTTTTGTTAAAGCTAGATTGTTAGTGTAACAATTAGGCGGCAGCTGATCATCAGCTTCTTTCTAGGTCTCAGAAAATGGATAGTTTTCCTGTTTAGCATTTTGAAATTAAACTGCAGATCAGGCAGGGCTTTCTGGATGACTCGTCCTTCTGTGACTTACGGAAAGACTTTGGAAAACAGAGCATTTTACACTTACCACATCCCCCCCTTTAAACATGCTGACCAACTAAGAGATTTCCAACAGAAGCCTGGCTTTGGCTCAGTCACCCTGGTACCATCACCCTGCCCACTCCCTGCCCTAAGGCAGGATGGCGAAATGATCTGCTGATCTGACAGAGGGGGAGGCATCTGTGGACAAGGCGTGTTCTCTGACCCATGCGACCACGTCTCCATGGGGATGGCATAATTGTCCTCCACACACACCACTCGAAGTTGCAGTTGTGGCGATGAGGGTGTGCTTATTCCGTGGCCAGGCAAAGTCGCTACAGTCTTAGAAAGGTATGTGATCGGGCAACGGTCTGTCACCACTCCCTGTTGGAGAGGGAAGGTTGTCACCACCATTCTCTCTGCCACCGACAACTTTAGACTACAGATAGGGAAAGACCAAGAGAGACAAGCATGAGACAGGGCACATACATGACAGATCCTACCTATGTCCCTCCTAAGAGTTCAAAGAGTCAATCTCTATGGGAATGTATGTAATTCATACATATGATTCCTCTGATACATGAGGAATCAGAGTAGAAAGAGCCAGGCCCCAAAGTCTGCACACTGATGCACACAGTCATGTACTGTATGACTTTCTCAAGACGACAGAAATGGAGAGCAGATTAGGGGTTGCCCAGAGTAGGGCGGGGGAAGGCAGGCTGTGGTCTCCATGGGGATGAACTGTGCTCTGTCATGACTGCAACAGCGTTCTCTCCTGGTTGTGACACTGCTGGATGTCACCACGGGAGACCGCACAGGGTACAAGGGCTCTCAGTATCAGTTCCTGTGACTGCACGTGAACCCACGTGACTAGTGATAGGCCCTGAGCCAGCATACTGGGTAGCCCAGGTCCAGGCCAGTTACCTTGATGGTCCCAACTCGGTCCTCAAATGACTTGAAGGTAGCAGAATtcctttaaagagagaaaaagatgtcAGTACTGTAAGGAACATGTGGTTGTGTGCCCTCCTAAATGTGAAGGGCCTTGGGGTTTGGGTCATCCTTTGGAAAGACCCTAGAGAGATCCCTAGGTCTCACTGTAAAAATATGACAAGCCAAAAGAAGGAGAGGGGGCACACACGTTCCAGAGGCTCCCCTAGGACAGAACTGAGATCAGCCACACCCACCAACTGCAGGACAGAGGATCTGCATGCCAGCAGCTGGTGAGATCCAGACTTCACGTGGGCGAACCACAGAACCCTTGACCGGACAGAGGAGGATGCTGGGCACGTGATTCCACTGCACCCTAAATGCACACATCCTGGGGTTACTGAAAGTCCCATGTGTTCTTCACACAGATCTCTCACAGAAGTTGAGCAAGAGGAAAACTAAGGCCCATTCTAAGAGCAGAGAGCGATgaggaggcagagaagaaagcaggCCAGGCCCAGGTTCCCCACCCTAACCCTTCCCTGTGCCCAGGCCACCAGAGGCAGCCTGTTAGTGACCCCCAGGCATGCTCAAGGAGGGGAGGTAGCAGCTGGAGCAGATTCTTCTGGGACGACGACAGCTCTGTGGGGACTCAGGCTGCACTACAGAGAGGAGAGAGCAGAGGTGGGGGCTTCAAGCAGGAACAGGCCATGGCTCTGGCTGTTCTCAAGATAAACAGTCTCTGTAAAAAGCTTGGAGACCCCTGGCAGCCTCATGGGTGCTGGTGTGTGCAAGCCTCCCTGCCCCTTCCAGCCCAACCTGAGGGCagccctggagaatcctaggtaGAGCCCAGTTTGGGCCTCACCCCCACCAGCTCTGCAGCCTAGAAGGGGTGTCTCCCAAATCTGAGCCAGAGACTGATAGGGGAAGGTGGTTCCTGGTCGGGGGTGTGGGGAATGTGCAATGAACCAGCCAGAGCCACCCCCTCCCACCGGCCTCCCAGTAGGGTCCCAGCAGGCTCAGGCAGCTATGGGGCACAGGAGCACATTACCTCATGGCCGGCATACTTATGGAGTGGCGGATGGAGTGGCTGCTGCTTGGAAGCATGGGAGGAGCAGAGAAGGAAGAGTTAAGGCAACGATAGGACCAGCTCCCCATGCAGGAAGCTGAGCCCCACCCCATGTACcagggaagaacagagaagcctcacAAGCGCCCCCCTCCAACCAGGAAAACTGACCCTGGTGCCCCTTGCATGGCCCCAGAAGTGTGGCACTGTAGGGGGAAGGCACCAGGACAGGGTTATTAAGATGCCCTCAGCCTAGGCATTAAAAACATTTCTGGTGCAAAGAGCCACCAAGCATCCCATTTGATTTCATAGCAAGTCCCAGAAAAACAAGCAGGACAAGTATGAATATCAAAAGTCACGACTGTTCTGGAGTTCCTGGCCTCCAAGGAGGAGGAGCGGTTTGATCAACATGAGCTAAAGGACACTCAGGAGGCTGTCTGACCAGGGCCCAGGCACCTGAGCGCGGAAAGGAGACCAGCTCCCTGTCAAAGGCAGGACCACTCCTAGGGGGAGAGAACACGGGGACACAATGGCTCAAGGGCCAGCGTAGCCTCTCCCAGGAAGAGTCAGGGTGGGCCAATGGCTACTCTGTGAGGCCAAGTTAGAGCGGGCAGCAACAGTGCCCAGCCAGCCACACAACCAGGGGAGGAGCCCTGTACCCGTCTCGCCACTGGTGACCGCCTTGCTGTGCTGCCCCTACCATCCACACAGCCCCCTAGGGCCGGCCAGAGCCTCCCAGCCCTGAAGCGTAGATAGCCCGGCCCGGTGCATCCAGTGTCAGTCTTACCTAAAGGAGTGTGAGAAGGGCCGAGCCCTGAggggcagcagcaggaagagagaagagaggcaGCATTAGGaggggcatccggtcccaccccAGCCCTGTGTTCGAGACTACCCCGCCGGGGGAGGACATGTGTCCCTGTCCGGCCTCTGCCCCACTCTCCCTCACACAGTTACATGAGAGACCTTTGAGTCTGACTCCACCACAGGCTGGAGAGAAGGAACCCTGAGAAACAAGCAGAGCAAGGGCGTGAGGCGCTTCTCTGCCCCCAGGGTCCGTACCTGACCCAGGACCCAGGACCCCATCAGCCTACACTCCAGCTGGGCCAGTGTGCCCCCCGCACCTCGACAGGGCCTGCAACACCCCCAAGCACTTCACGCTTTGGCTCCATCACCACGGATAACAGAAGATgaccaaaaaaccagaacatatcCAAGGGCATCTgctggggttggggaggaagGGGCCACGGCTTCCCCCCCCTCCCTTGGTGGCCACCCCAACATGAAGATCGTTTCAGAAGTGACAGTCACATGGCCTGAGGCATCCGTTGTGCTCTGCTGGGCGGCAGGACCTACTCTGCTCGGCAGGAGAACAAGCCTCATAGTGAGAAGAGGTGCGTCTCCTATCAAAGGTCACCCAGCCAGATGGAGGCCCGACCTCACTCTTAACTGGGCCTCTGACGCTAATCCATTTCCCTGCCCCTGGAGATGCAACAAGCCCCTCGACTGGGCTGCTCCTGGACGGGCCCCTCTAGACACCCGGGGGACTGCTGTCCTGAAGGACAGAGCAGCACCTGGCCCTCAACTTGCGAAGGAAACCCCCTGGGCCTGGTTCTCTGTGTCAAGAAGTGGAGAACTTTGTCAGCTTCAAGCTCCAAACCACAGAGTTTAATGGGCCTCGACCTCAAGCCACCCAAGACTACGTGGTGAGACAACAGGGACACACGGATAGGCCCCTCAGACTCAGTTTGCATCAGCACTGGGATTCAAGAGCAAAGGCAGCAGCAGGCACATGGGGCCTCAGGATGAGACGCCAGCCAACAGGAACCGTGACCAGGGGCTGGTTCCTCCACTAGCAGGGCTCACATACGGCGGGCACAGCACCAGCCACCACATGGCC
Proteins encoded in this window:
- the TPD52L2 gene encoding tumor protein D54 isoform X2 yields the protein MDSAGQDINLNSPNKGLLSDSMTDVPVDTAVAAQAPAVEGLTETEAEELRVELAKVEEEIVTLRQVLAAKERHCGELKRKLGLSTLEGLKQNLSRSWHDMQVSNAYMKTSEKLGEWNEKVTQSDLYKKTQETLSQAGQKTSAALSTMGSAISRKLGDMRARPFSHSFSSHSIRHSISMPAMRVQWNHVPSILLCPVKGSVVRPREVWISPAAGMQILCPAVGILLPSSHLRTELGPSSLKLSVAERMVVTTFPLQQGVVTDRCPITYLSKTVATLPGHGISTPSSPQLQLRVVCVEDNYAIPMETWSHGSENTPCPQMPPPLSDQQIISPSCLRAGSGQGDGTRVTEPKPGFCWKSLSWSACLKGGMW
- the TPD52L2 gene encoding tumor protein D54 isoform X4; this translates as MDSAGQDINLNSPNKGLLSDSMTDVPVDTAVAAQAPAVEGLTETEAEELRVELAKVEEEIVTLRQVLAAKERHCGELKRKLGLSTLEGLKQNLSRSWHDMQVSNAYKKTQETLSQAGQKTSAALSTMGSAISRKLGDMRARPFSHSFSSSHSIRHSISMPAMRVQWNHVPSILLCPVKGSVVRPREVWISPAAGMQILCPAVGILLPSSHLRTELGPSSLKLSVAERMVVTTFPLQQGVVTDRCPITYLSKTVATLPGHGISTPSSPQLQLRVVCVEDNYAIPMETWSHGSENTPCPQMPPPLSDQQIISPSCLRAGSGQGDGTRVTEPKPGFCWKSLSWSACLKGGMW
- the TPD52L2 gene encoding tumor protein D54 isoform X1 — its product is MDSAGQDINLNSPNKGLLSDSMTDVPVDTAVAAQAPAVEGLTETEAEELRVELAKVEEEIVTLRQVLAAKERHCGELKRKLGLSTLEGLKQNLSRSWHDMQVSNAYMKTSEKLGEWNEKVTQSDLYKKTQETLSQAGQKTSAALSTMGSAISRKLGDMRARPFSHSFSSSHSIRHSISMPAMRVQWNHVPSILLCPVKGSVVRPREVWISPAAGMQILCPAVGILLPSSHLRTELGPSSLKLSVAERMVVTTFPLQQGVVTDRCPITYLSKTVATLPGHGISTPSSPQLQLRVVCVEDNYAIPMETWSHGSENTPCPQMPPPLSDQQIISPSCLRAGSGQGDGTRVTEPKPGFCWKSLSWSACLKGGMW
- the TPD52L2 gene encoding tumor protein D54 isoform X5, with product MDSAGQDINLNSPNKGLLSDSMTDVPVDTAVAAQAPAVEGLTETEAEELRVELAKVEEEIVTLRQVLAAKERHCGELKRKLGLSTLEGLKQNLSRSWHDMQVSNAYKKTQETLSQAGQKTSAALSTMGSAISRKLGDMSSHSIRHSISMPAMRVQWNHVPSILLCPVKGSVVRPREVWISPAAGMQILCPAVGILLPSSHLRTELGPSSLKLSVAERMVVTTFPLQQGVVTDRCPITYLSKTVATLPGHGISTPSSPQLQLRVVCVEDNYAIPMETWSHGSENTPCPQMPPPLSDQQIISPSCLRAGSGQGDGTRVTEPKPGFCWKSLSWSACLKGGMW
- the TPD52L2 gene encoding tumor protein D54 isoform X3; the protein is MDSAGQDINLNSPNKGLLSDSMTDVPVDTAVAAQAPAVEGLTETEAEELRVELAKVEEEIVTLRQVLAAKERHCGELKRKLGLSTLEGLKQNLSRSWHDMQVSNAYMKTSEKLGEWNEKVTQSDLYKKTQETLSQAGQKTSAALSTMGSAISRKLGDMSSHSIRHSISMPAMRVQWNHVPSILLCPVKGSVVRPREVWISPAAGMQILCPAVGILLPSSHLRTELGPSSLKLSVAERMVVTTFPLQQGVVTDRCPITYLSKTVATLPGHGISTPSSPQLQLRVVCVEDNYAIPMETWSHGSENTPCPQMPPPLSDQQIISPSCLRAGSGQGDGTRVTEPKPGFCWKSLSWSACLKGGMW